A window from Rhodocyclaceae bacterium encodes these proteins:
- a CDS encoding dCTP deaminase encodes MSIKSDRWIRNMAAGHGMIEPFEAGQVKEVDGRRIVSYGTSSYGYDVRCSDEFKLFTNLNSTIVDPKNFDANSFVDLKSDVCIIPPNSFALARTVEYFRIPRNVLTVCLGKSTYARCGIIVNVTPLEPEWEGYVTLEFSNTTPLPAKIYANEGVAQMIFFESDADDVCETSYKDRGGKYQGQVGVTLPKI; translated from the coding sequence ATGAGCATAAAGTCCGACCGCTGGATCCGGAACATGGCCGCCGGCCACGGCATGATCGAACCCTTCGAGGCCGGCCAGGTGAAGGAGGTCGACGGCCGCCGCATCGTGTCCTACGGCACCTCCAGCTATGGCTACGATGTGCGTTGTTCGGACGAGTTCAAGCTGTTCACCAACCTGAACTCGACCATCGTCGATCCGAAGAACTTCGACGCGAATTCCTTCGTCGACCTGAAGTCGGACGTCTGCATCATCCCGCCGAACTCGTTCGCGCTCGCGCGCACGGTCGAGTATTTCCGCATCCCTCGCAACGTGCTGACCGTCTGCCTCGGCAAGTCGACCTATGCCCGCTGCGGGATCATCGTCAATGTCACCCCGCTCGAGCCCGAGTGGGAAGGCTACGTGACGCTCGAGTTCTCCAACACCACGCCGTTGCCGGCGAAGATCTACGCCAACGAAGGCGTTGCGCAGATGATCTTCTTCGAGTCGGACGCGGACGACGTGTGCGAGACTTCCTACAAGGACCGTGGCGGCAAGTACCAGGGCCAGGTCGGCGTCACGTTACCCAAGATCTAG
- a CDS encoding arginine/lysine/ornithine decarboxylase produces MKFRFPVVIIDEDYRSENTSGLGIRALAKAIEDEGVEILGVTSYGDLSSFAQQQSRASAFILSIDDEEFTPGPELDPAVLNLRQFIKEIRFRNADIPIYLYGETRTSQHIPNDVLRELHGFIHMFEDTPEFVARHIIREAKAYLDGLAPPFFRALTHYAADGSYSWHCPGHSGGVAFLKSPVGQMFHQFFGENLLRADVCNSVDELGQLLDHTGPVAASERNAARIFNADHLFFVTNGTSTSNKIVWHSTVAPGDVVVVDRNCHKSILHAITMTGAVPVFLTPTRNHYGIIGPIPLEEFRIENIRRKIEANPFVRGKNKKPRILTITQSTYDGISYNVETIKEMLDGHLDTLHFDEAWLPHAAFHDFYGDYHAIGADRPRCKESMVFSTQSTHKLLAGLSQASQILAQDSQKRKLDRDVFNEAFLMHTSTSPQYAIIASCDVAAAMMEPPQGNALVEESIREAIEFRRAMRKVGDEFGNPEGSDAVDGRAGRGGRAKGVEDDWWFKVWGPDHLAPEGIGDREDWILKSGERWHGFGDLAPGFNMLDPIKATVITPGLDVDGDFSDWGIPANVVTKYLAEHGIIVEKTGLYSFFIMFTIGITKGRWNTLVTELQQFKDDCDSNQPLWRVLPEFVSRNPSYERVGLRDLCAQIHAKYKEHDIARLTTEMYLSNMEPAMKPSEAFARMAHREIDRVPIDDLEGRVTAMLVTPYPPGIPLLIPGERFNSTIVRYLRFARDFNHLFPGFETDIHGLVSEKVSGGATRYYVDCVKPSK; encoded by the coding sequence ATGAAATTCCGCTTTCCCGTCGTCATCATCGACGAGGACTACCGCTCCGAGAACACCTCGGGTCTGGGCATCCGCGCGCTCGCCAAGGCGATCGAGGACGAGGGCGTCGAGATCCTCGGTGTCACCAGCTACGGCGACCTGTCGTCGTTCGCGCAGCAGCAGTCGCGTGCGTCGGCATTCATCCTGTCGATCGACGACGAAGAGTTCACGCCCGGGCCGGAACTGGACCCTGCGGTGCTCAACCTGCGCCAGTTCATCAAGGAAATCCGCTTCCGCAACGCGGACATCCCGATCTACCTGTACGGCGAGACGCGCACCTCGCAGCACATCCCGAACGACGTGCTGCGCGAGCTGCACGGCTTCATCCACATGTTCGAGGACACCCCGGAGTTCGTCGCGCGCCACATCATCCGTGAGGCCAAGGCCTACCTCGACGGGCTGGCGCCGCCGTTCTTCCGCGCGCTCACCCATTACGCGGCCGACGGTTCGTACTCCTGGCACTGTCCCGGCCACTCGGGGGGCGTCGCCTTCCTGAAGAGCCCGGTCGGGCAGATGTTCCATCAGTTCTTCGGCGAGAACCTGCTGCGTGCCGACGTCTGCAACTCGGTCGACGAGCTCGGCCAGCTGCTCGACCACACCGGGCCGGTCGCGGCGAGCGAGCGCAACGCCGCGCGCATCTTCAACGCCGACCACCTGTTCTTCGTCACCAACGGGACCTCGACCTCGAACAAGATCGTCTGGCATTCGACGGTCGCCCCGGGCGACGTGGTGGTGGTCGACCGCAACTGCCACAAGTCGATCCTGCACGCGATCACCATGACCGGCGCTGTGCCGGTGTTCCTGACGCCGACGCGCAACCACTACGGCATCATCGGCCCGATTCCGCTGGAAGAATTCCGCATCGAGAACATACGGCGCAAGATCGAGGCGAACCCGTTCGTGCGCGGCAAGAACAAGAAGCCGCGCATCCTGACCATCACCCAGTCGACCTACGATGGCATCAGCTACAACGTCGAGACCATCAAGGAGATGCTCGACGGCCACCTCGACACGCTGCATTTCGACGAGGCCTGGCTGCCGCACGCGGCCTTCCACGACTTCTACGGCGACTACCACGCGATCGGCGCCGACCGTCCGCGCTGCAAGGAGTCGATGGTGTTCTCGACGCAGTCCACGCACAAGCTGCTGGCCGGGCTGTCGCAGGCTTCGCAGATCCTCGCCCAGGATTCGCAGAAGCGAAAGCTCGACCGCGACGTGTTCAACGAGGCGTTCCTGATGCATACCTCGACCAGCCCGCAGTACGCGATCATCGCGTCCTGCGACGTGGCCGCGGCGATGATGGAGCCGCCGCAGGGCAATGCGCTGGTCGAGGAGTCGATCCGCGAAGCGATCGAGTTCCGGCGCGCCATGCGCAAGGTGGGCGACGAGTTCGGCAACCCGGAGGGCAGCGATGCGGTCGACGGCCGCGCCGGGCGCGGTGGCCGGGCGAAGGGCGTCGAGGACGACTGGTGGTTCAAGGTCTGGGGTCCGGACCACCTGGCCCCGGAGGGCATCGGCGATCGCGAAGACTGGATCCTGAAGTCCGGCGAGCGCTGGCATGGCTTCGGCGACCTCGCGCCGGGTTTCAACATGCTCGACCCGATCAAGGCCACCGTGATCACGCCGGGCCTCGACGTCGATGGCGACTTCTCCGATTGGGGCATCCCGGCGAACGTGGTCACGAAGTACCTCGCCGAGCACGGCATCATCGTCGAGAAGACCGGCCTCTACTCGTTCTTCATCATGTTCACCATCGGCATCACCAAGGGCCGCTGGAACACGCTGGTGACCGAACTGCAGCAGTTCAAGGACGATTGCGATTCGAACCAGCCGCTGTGGCGGGTGCTGCCCGAGTTCGTCTCGCGCAACCCCAGCTACGAGCGGGTCGGCCTGCGCGACCTGTGCGCGCAGATCCACGCGAAGTACAAGGAACACGACATCGCGCGGCTGACGACCGAGATGTACCTGTCGAACATGGAGCCGGCGATGAAGCCCTCGGAGGCGTTCGCCCGCATGGCGCACCGCGAGATCGACCGTGTCCCGATCGACGATCTCGAGGGCAGGGTGACCGCGATGCTCGTCACGCCATATCCCCCAGGTATCCCGCTGCTGATCCCGGGCGAGCGATTCAATTCGACCATCGTCCGCTACCTGCGGTTCGCGCGCGATTTCAACCACCTGTTCCCCGGCTTCGAGACCGACATCCATGGCCTCGTGTCCGAGAAGGTGAGCGGTGGCGCGACGCGCTACTACGTCGACTGCGTGAAGCCGTCGAAGTAG
- a CDS encoding phenylacetate--CoA ligase family protein translates to MPEAAGLPVRSAIEGIAWPAFPDQAGEALLAMLWQMERSERFAPARLRSLQMVQVRALLRHAAAHVPFYADLWAGLGRERLGFDPAVDTLTPKRFSALPVVTREMIRGAGEAAFSKTVPQAHGAVQTSLTAGTTGAPLHFRTTGLTQFMWRAFSLRDHLWHRRDLTGKLAMIRSTPGGRAEAPDWDRAASALCSTGPAVGLPVEHDIVEQVAWLVEQNPHSLITHPGNLYALAGWFSGHGLKLPRLRDIRTVSERVTPEQRAACRAAFGRPLVDSYSTRELGYLALQCPRHEHYHVQEEGVLLELLDEGGQPVPRGRAGRVVVTSLHNFAMPFVRYDTGDYAIAGAACDCGRGLAVLDRIVGRGRNLISMPDGSRRWPGCELISLDVVPGIRQHQFVQTALDRVELRLVADQPLGAADQASLAAVVRERLGQGLELAVVRVDHLPRSADGGSEAFVNLLS, encoded by the coding sequence ATGCCAGAAGCCGCCGGGCTGCCGGTACGCTCGGCCATCGAAGGGATCGCCTGGCCGGCGTTCCCTGACCAGGCCGGCGAAGCGCTGCTCGCGATGCTCTGGCAGATGGAGCGCAGCGAACGGTTCGCACCAGCCAGGCTGCGCTCGCTGCAGATGGTGCAGGTTCGCGCGCTGCTGCGGCATGCGGCGGCGCACGTGCCCTTCTACGCGGACCTCTGGGCCGGGCTCGGCCGGGAACGGCTCGGATTCGATCCTGCGGTCGATACGCTGACGCCGAAACGTTTCTCTGCGCTGCCGGTGGTCACGCGCGAGATGATCCGCGGCGCGGGCGAGGCGGCATTCAGCAAGACGGTGCCGCAGGCGCACGGTGCCGTGCAGACCTCTCTCACCGCGGGCACCACCGGTGCGCCGCTGCACTTCCGCACGACCGGGCTGACCCAGTTCATGTGGCGGGCATTCTCTCTGCGCGACCACCTCTGGCACCGGCGAGACCTGACCGGCAAGCTCGCCATGATCCGCTCGACCCCGGGGGGGCGCGCTGAAGCGCCTGACTGGGACCGGGCTGCCTCGGCGCTATGCAGCACCGGACCCGCCGTCGGTTTGCCCGTCGAGCACGATATCGTCGAGCAGGTCGCGTGGCTGGTCGAGCAGAATCCGCACAGCCTGATCACGCATCCCGGAAATCTCTATGCGCTTGCGGGCTGGTTCAGCGGGCATGGCTTGAAGCTGCCGCGCCTGCGCGACATCCGCACGGTGTCCGAGCGGGTCACGCCGGAACAGCGGGCCGCGTGCCGCGCCGCCTTCGGGCGGCCGCTGGTCGACTCGTACTCGACGCGCGAACTTGGCTACCTCGCCCTGCAATGCCCCAGGCACGAGCACTACCATGTGCAGGAAGAGGGTGTGCTGCTGGAACTGCTCGACGAGGGTGGGCAGCCGGTGCCGCGAGGTCGGGCGGGACGGGTGGTGGTCACCTCGCTGCACAATTTCGCCATGCCCTTCGTGCGCTACGACACCGGCGACTACGCGATCGCGGGTGCCGCGTGCGACTGCGGGCGCGGGCTCGCCGTCCTGGACCGGATCGTCGGCCGCGGGCGCAACCTGATATCGATGCCCGACGGCAGCCGCCGCTGGCCCGGATGCGAACTGATTTCGCTCGACGTCGTGCCCGGTATCCGCCAGCACCAGTTCGTACAGACCGCGCTAGACCGCGTCGAGTTGCGGCTGGTCGCCGACCAGCCGCTCGGCGCCGCCGACCAGGCAAGCCTCGCCGCCGTCGTTCGCGAGCGCCTCGGCCAGGGGCTCGAGCTTGCGGTGGTGAGGGTCGACCACCTGCCGCGCTCGGCCGACGGTGGGTCCGAAGCGTTCGTGAATCTCCTTTCGTAG
- a CDS encoding (2Fe-2S)-binding protein, with translation MLSLNVNGKAVTVDAEPGTPLLWVLREQVGLTGTKYGCGVAQCGACSVHIDGQLIRSCVMPVSAVAGKRITTIEGLSADASHPVQKAWAEFDVPQCGYCQSGQIMAAVALLRAKPKPTDKDIDDAMTNICRCGTYQRIRAAIHKAAGTAKGSGNGSVFHVVGETGASATLAANGTDRSPASDA, from the coding sequence ATGCTGTCACTGAACGTCAATGGCAAGGCCGTCACGGTCGATGCCGAACCCGGTACGCCCCTGTTGTGGGTGCTGCGGGAGCAGGTCGGGCTGACCGGCACCAAGTACGGCTGCGGCGTCGCCCAGTGCGGCGCATGCAGTGTGCACATCGATGGGCAGCTGATCCGGTCGTGCGTAATGCCAGTGTCGGCGGTGGCCGGCAAGCGGATCACCACGATCGAGGGGCTGTCCGCGGATGCCAGCCACCCGGTGCAGAAGGCATGGGCCGAGTTCGACGTACCGCAGTGCGGGTACTGCCAGTCGGGCCAGATCATGGCGGCAGTCGCGCTGTTGCGCGCGAAGCCGAAGCCCACCGACAAGGACATCGACGACGCGATGACCAACATCTGCCGCTGCGGCACCTACCAGCGCATCCGTGCGGCGATCCACAAGGCCGCCGGCACCGCCAAGGGCAGCGGCAACGGGTCTGTCTTCCATGTGGTCGGCGAGACCGGCGCCAGCGCGACGCTTGCCGCCAACGGCACCGACCGCAGCCCGGCCAGCGACGCCTGA
- the soxX gene encoding sulfur oxidation c-type cytochrome SoxX, giving the protein MAAAGLKSADSIEQPLVSGSGDPARGQMIAFGRDGNCLLCHPVADAGRPVGNLAPPLDRVGARLSAGQLRQRMVNPSLVNPHTIMPSYFVVDGLRQVAGPWRGRPLLDAQQIEDVVAWLQTLK; this is encoded by the coding sequence GTGGCTGCCGCCGGTCTGAAGTCTGCCGATAGTATCGAGCAGCCGCTGGTATCCGGCAGTGGCGATCCGGCGCGTGGGCAGATGATCGCATTCGGGCGGGACGGGAACTGCCTGCTCTGCCATCCGGTTGCCGATGCGGGGCGGCCGGTCGGGAACCTCGCACCGCCGCTTGATCGCGTCGGCGCGCGGCTGAGCGCTGGCCAGCTCCGTCAGCGCATGGTCAACCCGTCACTCGTCAACCCGCATACCATCATGCCTTCCTATTTCGTGGTCGACGGACTGCGTCAGGTCGCCGGCCCCTGGCGCGGCAGGCCCTTGCTGGATGCGCAACAGATCGAGGATGTCGTCGCATGGCTGCAGACGCTGAAATGA
- a CDS encoding sulfur oxidation protein SoxY (with SoxZ catalyzes the oxidation of sulfur compounds) — MAADAEMNGHGRRSFLALAGGSALLPLLLPDAQAQMPTAPPPLGSGYALLVPKETGGASVRAARVTVDVPALADNGHAVPVRIVVQSSMRQDDHVRSITLLSDRNPRPVILKVWLGPQAGRAELATRVRLNGTQRIVALAEMSDGTWWSGQADVVVTESACLDGS, encoded by the coding sequence ATGGCTGCAGACGCTGAAATGAACGGTCATGGCCGCCGGTCGTTCCTGGCGCTGGCTGGCGGCAGTGCGCTGCTGCCGCTGCTTCTGCCGGACGCGCAGGCGCAGATGCCGACGGCCCCACCACCGCTGGGCAGTGGCTATGCACTGCTGGTGCCGAAGGAGACCGGTGGTGCATCGGTGCGCGCCGCACGCGTAACGGTCGATGTGCCGGCGCTTGCCGACAATGGTCATGCGGTACCGGTACGCATCGTCGTGCAGAGCTCGATGCGCCAGGATGATCACGTACGCAGTATCACGCTGCTGTCGGATCGAAATCCGAGGCCGGTGATCCTGAAAGTGTGGCTGGGCCCGCAGGCTGGTCGTGCCGAACTGGCTACCCGCGTGCGCCTGAACGGTACGCAGCGCATCGTTGCGTTGGCAGAGATGTCCGATGGCACCTGGTGGTCGGGCCAGGCCGACGTGGTCGTCACCGAATCTGCCTGTCTCGACGGATCCTGA
- the soxZ gene encoding thiosulfate oxidation carrier complex protein SoxZ — protein sequence MVARVRIPEVVKRGEPFDVRIAIQHAMETGFRFDNSGRTIPRNVIHTLVARYDGVEVYRAELGSGIAANPYLQFWITAQASGVLELSWVDDAGVTGSERIPVTVRG from the coding sequence ATGGTGGCGCGCGTACGCATCCCCGAAGTTGTCAAGCGCGGTGAACCGTTCGATGTGCGGATCGCGATCCAGCACGCGATGGAGACTGGCTTCCGCTTCGACAATTCGGGCCGCACGATCCCGAGGAACGTGATCCACACTCTGGTTGCGCGCTACGACGGTGTCGAGGTCTACCGCGCCGAGCTCGGGTCCGGCATCGCGGCCAACCCGTATCTGCAGTTCTGGATCACCGCGCAAGCGAGCGGCGTACTCGAACTATCCTGGGTCGATGATGCGGGCGTCACGGGCAGCGAGCGCATACCGGTCACGGTACGCGGCTGA
- the soxA gene encoding sulfur oxidation c-type cytochrome SoxA, with protein sequence MRATTLAPWLIGLVFACAGCTPREPGSGGHPPLPDRPLPLQQGSAFAPKALQAMQADEFENPGMLWVARGAKLWLQPEGPQARSCAGCHGEGSSMRGAATRYPQVDQANGQLVDLEGRIRQCRSERQQASPLDWESEPLLSLVAYVAFQSRGLPIRPAIDGAARPFFERGREHYHRRVGQMNLSCSQCHDSNWGRQLGPETISQGHGTGYPVYRLEWQGAGSLQRRLRSCLSGVRAEMFPYGAVEHLELALYLAWRAEGLAIDAPGVRR encoded by the coding sequence ATGCGTGCAACTACCCTGGCACCCTGGCTGATCGGCCTGGTGTTCGCCTGCGCCGGGTGCACGCCCCGCGAGCCGGGTAGCGGTGGTCATCCGCCCCTGCCGGATCGTCCACTGCCGCTGCAGCAGGGCAGCGCGTTCGCGCCGAAGGCGCTGCAGGCAATGCAGGCCGACGAGTTCGAGAATCCAGGCATGCTCTGGGTCGCCCGGGGCGCGAAGCTGTGGCTGCAGCCCGAAGGGCCGCAGGCGCGGTCATGCGCGGGCTGCCATGGTGAGGGCAGTTCGATGCGCGGCGCTGCCACCCGCTATCCGCAGGTCGACCAGGCCAATGGGCAACTGGTCGACCTCGAAGGCCGGATCAGGCAGTGCCGCAGCGAACGCCAGCAGGCTTCGCCACTCGACTGGGAGTCGGAGCCGCTGCTGTCGCTGGTGGCCTACGTTGCCTTTCAGTCCAGGGGGCTGCCGATCCGGCCCGCGATCGATGGTGCGGCAAGGCCGTTCTTCGAGCGTGGCCGCGAGCACTACCACCGGCGAGTCGGCCAGATGAACCTGTCCTGCAGCCAGTGCCATGATTCGAACTGGGGACGCCAGCTTGGCCCCGAGACCATCAGCCAGGGCCACGGTACGGGCTATCCTGTCTATCGACTCGAGTGGCAGGGTGCCGGGTCGCTGCAGCGGCGGTTGCGCAGTTGCCTGTCGGGCGTGCGCGCCGAGATGTTTCCGTATGGTGCAGTGGAGCACCTCGAACTAGCCTTGTACCTCGCATGGCGCGCGGAAGGCCTCGCCATCGATGCACCTGGCGTGCGGCGCTAG
- a CDS encoding dihydrofolate reductase — MISRSKATTRGRRSRHRSRCEPVTGLPPPSLIVAMARNRVIGRGNAMPWHLPSELQRFKRITLGHHIVMGRNTFESIGRLLPGRTSVIVTRNPAYAVEGAIVVHSLDEALRACAGDEEPFVIGGAQLFAQALPLARRIHLTTIDAEIDGDVLMPPFDRAAFRASGQERVEAGPGQSLAYDFERLDRIADAPVA, encoded by the coding sequence ATGATTTCACGCTCGAAGGCTACGACCCGTGGCCGGCGATCAAGGCACCGATCGCGGTGTGAACCGGTGACCGGCCTGCCCCCACCGTCCCTGATCGTCGCGATGGCGCGCAATCGCGTGATCGGCCGCGGCAATGCGATGCCGTGGCACCTGCCGTCCGAACTGCAGCGCTTCAAGCGCATCACGCTCGGCCACCATATCGTGATGGGGAGAAACACGTTCGAGTCGATCGGCCGCCTGCTGCCAGGGCGGACCTCGGTGATCGTCACCCGCAACCCGGCGTATGCCGTCGAGGGCGCGATCGTCGTCCATTCCCTGGATGAAGCGCTGCGCGCCTGCGCCGGCGACGAAGAGCCGTTCGTGATCGGCGGGGCCCAGTTGTTCGCGCAGGCGCTGCCGCTGGCACGACGCATCCACCTCACGACGATCGACGCGGAGATCGATGGCGACGTGCTGATGCCACCGTTCGACCGGGCAGCCTTCCGGGCGTCCGGCCAGGAGCGTGTCGAAGCCGGCCCGGGGCAGTCCCTCGCCTATGATTTCGAACGGCTCGACCGCATCGCAGACGCGCCAGTCGCCTGA
- a CDS encoding thymidylate synthase codes for MQQYHELMRAILDRGNRKSDRTGTGTLSLFGWQMRFDLADTFPLVTTKKLHLKSIIHELLWFLQGDTNVGYLHQHGVTIWDEWADANGDLGPVYGKQWRSWSAPDGRTIDQLTQIVQQIRSNPDSRRLVVSAWNVGELERMALLPCHALFQFYVADGRLSCQLYQRSADVFLGVPFNIASYALLTLMVTQVCGLKPGEFVHTLGDAHLYLNHVEQANEQLRRSVRPLPSMRLNPAVTDLYAFRHDDFTLEGYDPWPAIKAPIAV; via the coding sequence ATGCAGCAATACCACGAACTCATGCGCGCGATCCTGGATCGCGGCAACCGCAAGTCCGACCGCACCGGCACCGGCACGCTCAGCCTGTTCGGCTGGCAAATGCGCTTCGACCTCGCCGACACGTTCCCGCTCGTGACGACCAAGAAGCTGCACCTGAAATCGATCATCCACGAACTCCTCTGGTTCCTGCAGGGCGACACCAACGTCGGCTACCTGCACCAGCACGGTGTGACGATCTGGGACGAGTGGGCCGATGCGAACGGAGACCTCGGGCCCGTGTACGGGAAGCAGTGGCGCAGCTGGTCGGCACCGGACGGCCGCACCATCGACCAGCTGACGCAGATCGTCCAGCAGATCCGCAGCAACCCCGACTCGCGCCGCCTGGTGGTGTCCGCCTGGAACGTCGGCGAGCTGGAGCGCATGGCGCTGCTGCCCTGCCATGCACTGTTCCAGTTCTACGTGGCCGACGGCAGGCTGTCCTGCCAGCTCTACCAGCGCAGCGCCGACGTGTTCCTGGGCGTACCGTTCAACATCGCCTCCTATGCGCTGCTGACCCTGATGGTCACGCAGGTGTGCGGGCTGAAACCGGGCGAATTCGTGCACACGCTCGGCGATGCCCACCTCTACCTGAACCACGTGGAGCAGGCGAACGAGCAGTTGCGGCGCTCGGTACGGCCGCTGCCGTCGATGCGGCTGAACCCGGCGGTGACCGATCTGTACGCGTTCCGCCACGATGATTTCACGCTCGAAGGCTACGACCCGTGGCCGGCGATCAAGGCACCGATCGCGGTGTGA
- the aroC gene encoding chorismate synthase, whose product MSGSTLGTLFTVTSFGESHGPAIGCVVDGCPPGMALTEADIQIELDRRKPGTSRHVTQRREDDVVEILSGVFEGRTTGTPIGLLIRNVDARSKDYSKIKDTFRPGHADYTYWHKFGERDYRGGGRSSARETAVRCAAGAIAKKWLFERHGIVIRGRMSQLGPIPLGFKSWDGVYDNPFFCADPDIVPELEAFMDRLRKSGDSCGAKITTVATGVPVGWGEPVYDRLDADIAYSMMNINAVKGVEIGAGFDAVTQPGTVHGDELTPDGFLSNHAGGVLGGISTGQDIVVHVAVKPTSSIRLPRRSIDRSGAPVIVETTGRHDPCVGIRATPICESMLALTLIDHALRHRAQNADVVVSTPRIAALAPSADSAAPAAAATREDSDPSEA is encoded by the coding sequence ATGTCCGGAAGCACGCTCGGTACCCTGTTCACCGTCACCTCGTTCGGCGAAAGCCACGGCCCAGCGATCGGCTGCGTGGTCGATGGCTGCCCGCCGGGCATGGCGCTGACCGAGGCCGACATCCAGATCGAACTCGACCGGCGCAAGCCCGGCACGTCGCGCCACGTGACCCAGCGGCGCGAGGACGACGTGGTCGAGATCCTGTCGGGTGTGTTCGAGGGCCGTACGACCGGCACGCCGATCGGGCTGTTGATCCGGAACGTGGATGCACGCAGCAAGGACTACTCGAAGATCAAGGATACGTTCCGGCCCGGCCATGCCGACTACACCTACTGGCACAAGTTCGGCGAACGCGACTACCGCGGCGGCGGGCGCAGTTCCGCACGCGAGACCGCAGTGCGCTGCGCCGCCGGTGCGATCGCGAAGAAGTGGTTGTTCGAGCGCCATGGCATCGTCATCCGCGGGCGCATGTCGCAGCTCGGGCCGATCCCGCTCGGGTTCAAGTCGTGGGACGGCGTGTATGACAACCCGTTCTTCTGTGCCGACCCCGACATCGTGCCGGAGCTCGAAGCGTTCATGGACCGCCTGCGCAAGTCTGGCGATTCCTGCGGCGCGAAGATCACGACGGTTGCCACCGGCGTGCCGGTGGGCTGGGGCGAACCCGTGTACGACCGGCTCGACGCCGATATCGCCTACAGCATGATGAACATCAATGCGGTGAAGGGCGTAGAGATCGGCGCCGGCTTCGATGCGGTGACCCAGCCGGGCACGGTGCATGGCGACGAGCTGACGCCGGACGGTTTCCTGTCGAACCATGCCGGCGGCGTGCTCGGCGGCATCTCGACCGGACAGGACATCGTCGTCCACGTGGCGGTCAAGCCGACGTCTTCGATCCGCCTGCCCCGGCGGTCGATCGACCGCAGCGGGGCACCGGTGATCGTCGAGACCACCGGGCGCCACGACCCGTGCGTCGGTATCCGGGCGACGCCGATCTGCGAATCCATGCTGGCACTGACCCTGATCGACCATGCGCTGCGCCACCGGGCGCAGAACGCCGACGTGGTGGTGTCTACGCCGCGCATCGCTGCGCTGGCGCCGTCGGCGGACAGCGCAGCGCCTGCCGCCGCCGCCACGCGCGAGGACTCGGACCCATCCGAGGCCTGA
- a CDS encoding MFS transporter, giving the protein MSSSLPARTAWSLGAFYFFYFAYVGGFTPYLSLYLDSVGMSAVQIGMLMAVNQSSRMFAPMLWGVLADRRGSRMHIVRLTALAGGIAMFGLFAGDSFGALFVTLLVISFFTSATMPLAEATTFGHVRGDTGRYARTRLWGSVGFIFSVVGIGYFLDFATLRDWLWLVIAIYAVALVATWQVPESSAHRSVREEVPARTILMRPEVAGLLGACFLMATAHGAYYSFFSVHLVDNGYSKSAVGWLWALGVVCEVAVFWWMPQLVARIGLYRLLVATFAIAVVRFLMIGWLVGSPTALVLAQAMHAATFGAYHAAAIGLIHRWFQGAHQAKGQALYTALSFGAGGTLGGFASGLVWSSFGPAITFTLAALAAGLGFALLLAMVRGRVPEHPPPAA; this is encoded by the coding sequence ATGAGCTCATCGTTGCCCGCCCGCACCGCGTGGTCGCTCGGTGCGTTCTATTTCTTCTACTTCGCGTACGTCGGCGGCTTCACGCCCTACCTGAGTCTCTACCTGGACTCGGTGGGCATGAGCGCGGTGCAGATCGGGATGTTGATGGCGGTCAACCAGTCCTCGCGCATGTTCGCGCCGATGCTGTGGGGAGTGCTGGCCGACCGGCGCGGCAGCCGGATGCATATCGTGCGCCTGACTGCACTGGCCGGCGGCATTGCGATGTTCGGACTGTTCGCCGGCGACAGCTTCGGCGCGCTGTTCGTCACGCTGCTGGTGATCAGCTTCTTCACCAGTGCCACCATGCCGCTGGCCGAGGCGACCACCTTCGGGCATGTGCGTGGCGATACCGGGCGTTATGCGCGCACCCGGCTCTGGGGCTCGGTCGGCTTCATCTTCTCGGTGGTCGGCATCGGCTACTTCCTCGACTTCGCGACCCTGCGCGACTGGCTCTGGCTGGTGATCGCCATCTATGCCGTGGCGCTGGTCGCGACCTGGCAGGTGCCGGAATCTTCGGCCCATCGGTCGGTGCGGGAGGAGGTGCCGGCTCGCACGATCCTGATGCGCCCGGAGGTGGCCGGACTGCTCGGTGCCTGCTTCCTCATGGCGACTGCGCACGGTGCCTACTATTCGTTCTTCTCGGTGCACCTGGTAGACAACGGCTACAGCAAGTCGGCCGTCGGCTGGCTATGGGCGCTCGGGGTGGTTTGCGAGGTCGCCGTGTTCTGGTGGATGCCGCAACTGGTCGCGCGCATCGGGTTGTACCGGCTGCTGGTGGCGACGTTCGCGATCGCCGTGGTGCGCTTCCTGATGATCGGCTGGCTGGTCGGATCGCCGACCGCGCTCGTGCTGGCGCAGGCGATGCACGCAGCGACCTTCGGCGCCTACCATGCTGCGGCCATCGGCCTGATACACCGCTGGTTCCAGGGAGCGCACCAGGCGAAGGGGCAGGCGCTGTATACCGCACTGTCGTTCGGGGCCGGCGGGACGCTCGGTGGCTTCGCCTCTGGCCTGGTCTGGTCGTCGTTCGGCCCGGCCATTACCTTCACGCTCGCCGCGTTGGCAGCCGGCCTGGGTTTCGCGCTGCTGCTGGCCATGGTGCGCGGGCGGGTCCCGGAACATCCGCCCCCCGCGGCATGA